The genomic window TTATTTTTTATTGCATTCTAACACTTCACAGGAATCTGTTGTGTTTTCAACAGGAAAACCAGCAATTTAACAGACTTTATTAGCGAAAACCAATCAAATCATCGCAATTGGGGGAAATAATTTAAAAAATACTTTGGAAACTATTTTGGTATTCAAAGTTTCCGTTTTATATTTGCACCATAAATTTTAACACAAAAAGTCTTTTTAACATAAAATTCAACCAACTATGACAACAAAATGGGCTATTGATGCAAACCAATCGGATGTGTTAATCAAAGTAAAAGATGCTACAATTACGTATTTAGGTGGCGAAACCAATCAATTCAATGGTTTTGTGTCTATGGATGAAGATGAAGTTGAAGACGCATCGGTAGAATTTTTATTAGACAGTAACACATTTCCTTCTCAAAAAAGAGATTCAAAAAACAATCCTAAAAAGCCTTTGATTCGTTTCAAATCGACTTCGTTTCAAAAAATTAAAAATAACATCAATTTCTTGAAAGGTTATTTAACGATAAAAGATGTTACCAAAATGGTGGAATTGGATGCTGAATTTATTGGCATCAACAATTACAACGGAAGTCGTAAAGCTGCTTTTGAAATAAAAGGCGACATTAATAGAAATGACTTTGGATTGGATAAAAATTTCAATAATTCGAATGAAAAATTTGGATTAGGAAAAAATCTAAAACTAGTGGCTAATTTGGAGTTTTCAATCTAAAGAAGTTAAGTTATTGTAAACATCTTGGAAACCAATTTTTAGTTAAAATCTTCCAACTTACTTTTACATCAATAAAGGCGCTGAAGTTAATTCAGTAAAAAAAAATGAAAGAAAAAATTATAGCAAAAGCAGGCGAAATGTTTTTAAAACTTGGTTTTAAAAGTATTACTATGGATGACATCGCAGGCGAAATGTGTATTTCAAAAAAAACGATTTACAAATATTTTTGCAACAAAGAAATTCTAGTTGAAGAGAGTGTGCAATTGCTTCATAAAGAAGTGCATAAGCTAATAGAAGAAGCTATATCTAAAAACTTCAATGCTATTGCTGAAAATTTTGAAATCAGACGCATGTTTGCCGAGATGTTTAAATCTTCGGATACTTCTCCTATTTATCAATTAAAAAAGCATTATCCAGAAATATATCATAATGCTTTAAAATTTCAAATTGAAGAATGTGAATTTTGTTTTAGACAAAATATCGAAAAAGGAATTGAACAAAAACTATATCGAAGTGATTTGAATGTAGAGGTTTATGTTAAATTCTACTATTATTTGATTTTTAGTATCAACGAAAACACACCTTCAGAGGCGGAAGCTGAAACACTAGAATTTGAAGCTTTAGAATACCACACCCGAGCTATGGCTACAGCTGATGGAATAATCGAACTCGAAAAACAATTAAAAAACGTTAATATATAATCAATGAAAAAAATAATTCTAATACTATTGTGTTCTCTTGGTTGGACTACCAATGCACAAGTTAAAACCCTAACCTTGAAAGAAGCCATAACCTATGCGCTAGAAAACAAGGCCGATGCAAAAAAAGCAAAGTTAGATGTAGAAAATAGTGAATACCAAATTCAGGAAGTTCGCTCTAGAGCTTTGCCACAAATTACGGCTAATGGAAGCTTAAATTACAATCCTGTTTTGCAAACTACAGTAATTGATGGAGCTGCTTTTGGTACGCCAGGAACTACAATCCAAGCTGCTTTTGGACAAAAATGGAATTCAGTTGCAGGAGTTTCTTTAAATCAAGCTTTGTATGATCAATCGGTTTTTATTGGATTGAAAGCATCAAAGTCAACTAGAGAGTTTTACCAAATCAATGCGCAATTGACCGAAGAACAGCTTATAGAAAAAGTAGCTAATGCTTATTATCAGGTGTATGTTACTCGCCAAAACTTAAATGTTTTAGATAACAATTTAAAAAACACTACTAAAGTTAAGGATATTATCAAAGGGCAATTTGATAACGGTTTGGCAAAAAAAATTGATTTAGATCGAACTTTAGTTCGTGTTTCGAACATCAACACACAACGCCAGCAAACTATTAATGCTATAGCTCTTCAGGAGAATTCCTTAAAATTTTTGATGGGAATGCCTATAGAAACGACTATTTCAATTCCAGAAACTGAATTTGAAGTAACTCCAGAAGCACTTTCTGCCAAACCAGATACAACCACAAGATCAGAATATGCACTGCTAAAAAAGAACGAACAACTTTTAGAGTATCAAAAAAAATCAGTTCAAGCGGGCTATTATCCAACACTTTCTTTAACAGGAAGCTATAATTATATAGGACAAGGACCAGAAATGCCTTGGTTCAAAAAACCATCCGACGGAGTGTATTGGTCTGATTTTGCTTCAGTTGGTTTGAATTTGCAAGTTCCTATTTTCAGTGGATTTGGAACACGAGCCAAAGTTCGTCAAGCGGATAATAAATTAAAATCGATAAAAGTAGATTTAGAGGAAACGAAATTGGCTCTCGATTTAGAATTTGAAAATGCTAAAACTCAAATTGACAATAGCCTTATTTCCATCAATAATCAAAAGCAAAATGCACAATTGGCACAAGAAGTTTTGACTAATACCAATAATAATTACATTCAAGGATTGGCTTCTTTAACTGATTTGTTGGATGCTGAAAACGAATTGGTAGCCGCTCAAAACAATTACACCACTTCTTTACTACAATACAAATTAGCTGAAATAGCATTAATCAAATCCAAAGGACAACTTAAATCACTTATAAACAAATAACGAATATGAAAAAAATTATAACAACCGTACTAATAATTGTTGCCTCATTGGCAGTAATTGGATATATTTTGACGAGTAACAAAGCCGAGAACAAAGCGAAGACTGATATTGTTGCCGAAAAAAATGCAACAGTTTCTGTAAAAGTAGCTCCAGTAAAAACAGAAGAAATTGTGTTGGATTTCGTAGCAAACGGAAGCTTTGAACCTATCCAAGAATTGACTTTTTGTGCAGAAAAATCAGGAAAGGTAATCAGCGTTTTAGTAAAAGAAGGCGATTATGTAAGCGTAGGTCAAACATTAGCAACTGTAAGAGGCGATGTAATTGATGTAAATGCTCAAACGGCAAATGCAGTTTATCAAAATTCAAAATCAGATTATGCTCGTTATGAAAACGCATTCAAATCAGGTGGAGTGACCAAACAACAATTAGATCAAGCCAAATTAGCTTTGACTAATGCTGAAGCCAACTTAAAACAAGCCAGAATCAATGTAGGAGATACTCGAATCAAAGCACCAATCAAAGGTTTTATCAACAAAAGATACATCGAACCAGGATCTATTTTGACTGGAATGCCAGCTACTTCATTATTCGATATTGTGAATGTTTCTAAATTGAAATTGAATGTTACTGTTGACGAAAGTCAAGTAGCTAGCTTGAAAAAAGGAAATACAGTAAATGTTACTTCAAGCGTATTTCCTGATAAAACATTTTCTGGAAAAATCACTTTTGTTGCTGCTAAAGCGGATGCAACATTAAACTTTCCGGTAGAAATTGAAATCGCTAACAACTCGGACAATAGCCTAAAAGCGGGAATGTACGGAACGGCTAATTTTGGTTCGAAACAAAAGAAATTGTTGAAAGTAGTTCCAAGAAATGCTTTCGTAGGAAGTGTAAGTGCTAACGAAGTTTTTGTTGTAGAAAACGGAACTGCTAAATTGAAAAAAGTAACTGCTGGAAGAATTCTAGGCGATCAAGTAGAAATTGTTGACGGATTAGACGAAGGTGATACAGTAATTATTACAGGGCAAATTAACCTACAAAATGGTAATGCAGTAGAAATTATTAAATAAAAGTAATTAGTGACTAGTAATTAGTGATTAGTTATGAACTGTACTCAAGGCTAATCACCAGTCACTAATTACTTATCACTCTTTAAAACAAAATATATGAAATTAGCAGAAATATCCATAAAACGTCCCTCGTTAATCATTGTATTGTTTACAATATTAACCCTTGGTGGACTCTTCAGTTACAGCCAATTGGGCTATGAATTGATCCCGAAATTCGAACAAAACGTAATTACTATTTCGACTGTTTATCCTGGAGCTTCTCCGAGTGAGGTAGAAAATACAGTTACCAAAAAAATTGAAGATGCGATTGCATCCTTGGAAAATATCAAAAAAATTGATTCTAAATCCTACGAAAGTTTGTCTATCGTATCGATTTCATTGACATCCAATGCAAAAGTAGATTATTCGATGAATGATGCGCAACGAAAAATCAATGCCATTATTAGTGATTTACCAGATGATGCTAAAACACCCGCATTGACTAAATTCTCTTTGAGTGATTTGCCAATTATGACCATTGGTGCCAATGCCAAAATGGACGAAGCTACCTTTTATGACTTGATTGACAAAAAAGTAGCACCCGTTTTATCTCGTGTTCCTGGTGTGGCCGAAGTAAGGATAGTAGGTGGTCAGGAACGTGAAATTCAAGTCAATCTGGATGCTGTAAAAATGCAAGGTTACGGATTATCAATTCCGCAAGTGCAACAAACCATTTTGACTTCCAACTTGGATTTTCCAACAGGAAATATCCAAACGCGTGATCAAAAAATCTTGATTCGTTTGGCAGGAAAATACAAGAGTGTTGAAGAATTAAGAAATTTGGTAGTTTCTTCTCAAAACGGAATTCAAATTCGTTTGGGCGAAATTGCAGATGTTCAAGATGCTCAAAAAATTGCTGAAAAAATTTCGAGAGTAGATCAAAAAAGTGCTATTATCTTGCAAGTTGTTAAGCAGTCGGATGCCAATGCGGTTGCGGTAAGTGAAGAGTTGGTTAAAACCATCAACAACTTAAAAGTAGATTATGAAAAAAATGCTTTACAATTAGAAATTGCCAAAGACAGTACAGTTTATACGCTGGAAGCTGCGGATTCTGTAATCCACGATTTGTTGATTGCCG from Flavobacterium eburneipallidum includes these protein-coding regions:
- a CDS encoding YceI family protein; translation: MTTKWAIDANQSDVLIKVKDATITYLGGETNQFNGFVSMDEDEVEDASVEFLLDSNTFPSQKRDSKNNPKKPLIRFKSTSFQKIKNNINFLKGYLTIKDVTKMVELDAEFIGINNYNGSRKAAFEIKGDINRNDFGLDKNFNNSNEKFGLGKNLKLVANLEFSI
- a CDS encoding TetR/AcrR family transcriptional regulator, whose translation is MKEKIIAKAGEMFLKLGFKSITMDDIAGEMCISKKTIYKYFCNKEILVEESVQLLHKEVHKLIEEAISKNFNAIAENFEIRRMFAEMFKSSDTSPIYQLKKHYPEIYHNALKFQIEECEFCFRQNIEKGIEQKLYRSDLNVEVYVKFYYYLIFSINENTPSEAEAETLEFEALEYHTRAMATADGIIELEKQLKNVNI
- a CDS encoding TolC family protein; its protein translation is MKKIILILLCSLGWTTNAQVKTLTLKEAITYALENKADAKKAKLDVENSEYQIQEVRSRALPQITANGSLNYNPVLQTTVIDGAAFGTPGTTIQAAFGQKWNSVAGVSLNQALYDQSVFIGLKASKSTREFYQINAQLTEEQLIEKVANAYYQVYVTRQNLNVLDNNLKNTTKVKDIIKGQFDNGLAKKIDLDRTLVRVSNINTQRQQTINAIALQENSLKFLMGMPIETTISIPETEFEVTPEALSAKPDTTTRSEYALLKKNEQLLEYQKKSVQAGYYPTLSLTGSYNYIGQGPEMPWFKKPSDGVYWSDFASVGLNLQVPIFSGFGTRAKVRQADNKLKSIKVDLEETKLALDLEFENAKTQIDNSLISINNQKQNAQLAQEVLTNTNNNYIQGLASLTDLLDAENELVAAQNNYTTSLLQYKLAEIALIKSKGQLKSLINK
- a CDS encoding efflux RND transporter periplasmic adaptor subunit codes for the protein MKKIITTVLIIVASLAVIGYILTSNKAENKAKTDIVAEKNATVSVKVAPVKTEEIVLDFVANGSFEPIQELTFCAEKSGKVISVLVKEGDYVSVGQTLATVRGDVIDVNAQTANAVYQNSKSDYARYENAFKSGGVTKQQLDQAKLALTNAEANLKQARINVGDTRIKAPIKGFINKRYIEPGSILTGMPATSLFDIVNVSKLKLNVTVDESQVASLKKGNTVNVTSSVFPDKTFSGKITFVAAKADATLNFPVEIEIANNSDNSLKAGMYGTANFGSKQKKLLKVVPRNAFVGSVSANEVFVVENGTAKLKKVTAGRILGDQVEIVDGLDEGDTVIITGQINLQNGNAVEIIK